The following is a genomic window from Haloarcula sp. DT43.
CTGTAGGGTAGTTTGGCCACGTGTTACTGAGCTATATGCCACGAGTCTAAACTCGTGCGACTAGCATGGCTAAATCGGACTCCGATAGCAATGGCCTCCGGCAGGATCAACCGGAATGTATCCCGGCACGAGGCCGGGGGGTTAGGCGGGATCACACCCAGATGATGGGTGTGGTCGCTATCGAAGGGTGTTCGAGGACACCCGTCGACCGAGTGTCACCGAACTATCAGGGCTAACATCAGATCCCATCTTGACGGCGGACCGCAGGGGTGGAATCCTCATTTCTTCGGACCTGATTGTTGTCTCGAAGCCACCATAAAGGCTTCGAGTTTCGTTGGCGAGCAGACCCCGCCAGGCCCGTGTCGGCAGGGGTTCGAGCACCCCGACCGAACGTCGTTCGCGTTCTTTCCGAGTGCCCTGTTACACTTAAGGGCATCGGAACGGGCTCGCGTCGAATCGCACGACGCGAGCGACCTTCGCGTTCATTCCGAACACCCTGTTACACTTAAGGGCGTCGGAACGAGTCCGTTCGTTCGGGGGGCGTCGCCCCCTGACCGCGTTCGCATTACATTCCGATGGGTGAGCCACACTTAACCCCGTCGAAGGAAGTCGCCCGCGAGACGGAATTACACGGGTGTGAGTGTCCCACACGTGTATTGACGGAACGTACGTGCTATCGAGTAGACGGACTACAGAGGCACACTTCTGCCCGCGCGCACACGCGAGCGTGGCTACTGAACCACCAGTGATGTCGTCACCGAAAACGTCGGGATTGCGACCTAGATTTCGTCTAGGTGTTCGACGCCCTGCTTCGAGACGTTCCCCTTCGTGATGTCGCCGGGCATCCAGTCGGGTTTGTCGTCCGGTGCCTCCTCGACCCACGCCCACGCTTCGTAGATGTGGACCTTGTGGGTCCCTTTCTCCCGGAGTCGTATCTCCTCGGGGTCAGCCTGGTCTTCGCCATCGGCCGGTTCGAGTCGACGTGCTGCCTTCAGTGCAGCCTGCCGAGGTGTGCCGCCGGAGAAGACGCTCGATTCGTCACCGTCTTCGCGCAGTGCGAAGTTGCGCTTGTCACTGTCGGGTGCCATGGATTTCACCGCTCCATGCCAATTCAGCACATGCCAGAACATAAATATACCCCCCAATCCGGCCTCCGTCTGGGGGTGTTTATATACGCTCGCACAGTCACACGCCCTCTGACCGCCCAGACCGGCCGCTTCAGCCCGGATATTCGGGTCGAAATCGTCACGCGCGCCTGTGAAACCACCAGCCAGCGGCCGGCGGCACGGTAGACTTAAGTGTATCCTGCAGTGAAGTGCGGAGTAGGATAGCGCGATGGTGCGAAAGAAGAAGCTCAGCCCGAGTGGCGCCAAAGATGAGGACGGCGAGTACCACAACGTACATATCAACATTCATGAAGACGAGCTAGCCGTCGCCGGGATGGAGATCGGCGACGAGGTGTTCGTTCGCGTCCGCGACAACAAGATTATCATCCAGAAGGCCGACCCCGAAGAGGTCGAGCACGACTTTTGAGGCACCATCGACGGTGACACAGTGCCACCGGGCGGGGCCGACGACGCCCGCTGTCGGCCGTTCACCACCGTTCTTCGAGCCAACACAGCACACATGAGACCCTACGATATCGCGAAGCCACTCCTGTTTTCACTGCCAGCGGAAACCGCCAACCGGAGCGTCCACCGACTGCTGGAGGCAGTCGACGGTACGCGGGTCGCCGACGCGATGGCCGACCGCTACACCGTCGCCGACGACCGCCTCGCGGTGAAAGCGTTCGGCCACACCTTCGACAACCCGGTCGGCGTCGCCGCCGGGTTCGACAAGAACGCGACTGTCCCGGAGGCCCTGGCGTCGCTTGGATTCGGGTTCGCGGAGGTCGGCGGCGTCACGGCCGAGCCACAGGCGGGGAACGCGCGGCCGCGAATGTTCCGGCTCAGGGAGGACGAAGCCATCATCAACCGGATGGGGCTGAACAACGACGGTGCCGTCGTCGTCGGCGAGCGGCTGAAGCACGTCGACGCGCCGTTCCCAGTCGGCGTCAACATCGCCAAGACGGAACACGTCGGGACGGACGCGGCCCCCGGCGACTACCGGACCACGTACGAACACGTCGCCGAGGGCGGGGACTTCTTCGTCGTCAACGTCTCTTGCCCCAACTCCGAGGGGTTCGAGGAACTCCAGAACCGCGACGCGATGGAAGCCATCCTCGGCGAACTACAGGACGCGGGCGCGGCTCCCCTGCTCGTGAAGCTCTCGCCGGACCTCCCCGAACCGGCCGTCGAGGACGCGCTCGACCTAGTGACCGAACTCGGTTTGGACGGCGTCGTCGCGACCAACACGACGACGGAGCGGCCCGCGAGCCTGCGCTCGCCCAACGCCGTCGAGACCGGCGGCCTCTCCGGAAAGCCCATCGAGAACCGGGCGACCGAGATGGTGCGGTTCGTCGCCGAGCATGTCGACGTGCCCGTCGTCGGCGTCGGCGGCGTCTCGACGCCGGAAGGCGCGTACCGGAAGATTCGCGCCGGGGCCTCGCTCGTCCAGCTGTACACCGGCCTGGTCTACCGCGGCCCGTCCATCGCCCGCGAAATCAACGAGGGCCTGCTCGAACTACTCGCGGAGGACGGCTTCGACTCGGTCGAAGACGCCGTCGGTACGGACCTGTAGCCGGCGAATCTTGAAGTGCCGGTGCGGCGAATCACCGCCATGGCCGACAGTCCCCACACCCTGTACATCGCCGCCTGGGACGACCGCTTTCTCGCGTGGCTCCTCGACGTCGTGCTCGTCGGCATCGTCCTCTCGGCATTGGGGGAGGCCGCGGGCGCGTTCTCGCTCGTGACCGGCAGCCTCTCGTTTACCTCGCCGTTTGCCGGTCTGAACGGACTCGGCCTGTTCGTCTACTGGACGGTCCTCGAAGGTCGTCAGGGGCAGTCAGCGGGGAAGGTCGTCATGAACATCGCCGTCAGGGACGAGCGTGGCAAGGCCATCGGCTACGGCACGGCGGCCATCGAGAGCTTCGGAAAGGCGTTTCTGCTTCCCCTCGACGTCCTCGTCGGGTGGCTGGCCTACGAGGAGGAAGGGCTGCGGCTGTTCAACAAGCTCTCCTCGACTATCGTCGTCGAGACTGACGAGGAGGAGACCGGGAAACCCAGCGACGTGGAGTACGTATACCCGAGCGAGAAGTGAGAGCCCGAAAACCGACTACGCTCCGCTCGCAGTGAAGCTACGCCAGCGCGTCCAGTCGGAACTCGAACGCCGCCACCGGCAGTTCCAAGTCGTGTTGCAACCACCTTTTTCCGCATCGGGTAGCCTCGCTCACTCCGTTCGCTTCGGCACCACTCGCGCAAAAACGTGGGCGAAAAACCGACTGCTCGGAGTCGAGGCTACGCCAGCGCGTCCAGTCGGAACTCGAACGCCGCCACCGGCAGTTCCAAGTCGTGTTCGACGAGCACCTTCGGATGAATCTCGCCGACGACGCCGACCGACTCGCCGTCGAGGACGACCTCGGCGGCGCGGCCGCCGATGAACGACGGATGCGTGGTCGGGGGCGTTTCGAGGTCCTTGTCGAAGGCGTCGGCCAGCGCCTGCAGGCGGGCCTTCGCGTCCTCATAGGAGGCGTCCGTGCGCGCGAGCGCGCCCGAAACGGTTCGGTGTTCCGCGACGCCGGTGTTCTCCGAGTCGTCGAGGCCGGCGGCCAGCCCGATTTCGGCGAGGTCCTGCGGGTAACTCCGGTGCGTGTTGTTCTCCAGGACCATCATGATGGAGGGCAGCGCCCACGTCCGGAGGATGGTGTAGTCCTCGCTGTAGGGCTCCTGGATTGTGACCGGGTCGGCCAGGCCGACGGCCTCGGCGTCGCCGTCGTCCGGCATCGGGAGGTTCATCCGCTCGAAGTTCTCGGCCTCGTTGGTCATGTGGAAGTTCAGCAGGTCCTCGAAGCCCAGGCCGACCAGGGCGTCGCGGGCGGCATCCTCCAGTCTGGACCGGTCGTGGCGGCCGCCGACCGTCGACACGTCGGGATAGGTCGGTTCGAGGCTGTTGAACCCGAGCGCCCGGCCGATGTCGTCGATGATATCCAGCGGGTGGATGACGTCGACGCGGTAGGGCGGGACCTCGACCTCGTAGGCCGCGGCGTCGGTCTCGATGGCGTCGAGGCCCGCGCGCTCGGCGTAGTCGACGACCTCGCGGCTGTCCAGCGAGACGCCGAGGATAGACTCGATGCGGTCGTGCGTGACCGTCTTCGTCCGCACCGAGAAGTCCGGCCGTTCCAGGGTCTTGCCGGCGTACTCGCCGGGCGCGTCGTCGGCGTAGGACACGTCGACCTTCTCGACCTGGCCGCCGCGGGCGGCGAGCGCGTAGCAGACGATGTTACACATGTGGTCGATGGTCCACTGGTCGGTCCCGGTCATCTCGATGAACAGGTCCCGGGAGTCGACGCTGACCTCGGTCCGGCGACCGTTGA
Proteins encoded in this region:
- a CDS encoding non-histone chromosomal MC1 family protein codes for the protein MAPDSDKRNFALREDGDESSVFSGGTPRQAALKAARRLEPADGEDQADPEEIRLREKGTHKVHIYEAWAWVEEAPDDKPDWMPGDITKGNVSKQGVEHLDEI
- a CDS encoding quinone-dependent dihydroorotate dehydrogenase; the protein is MRPYDIAKPLLFSLPAETANRSVHRLLEAVDGTRVADAMADRYTVADDRLAVKAFGHTFDNPVGVAAGFDKNATVPEALASLGFGFAEVGGVTAEPQAGNARPRMFRLREDEAIINRMGLNNDGAVVVGERLKHVDAPFPVGVNIAKTEHVGTDAAPGDYRTTYEHVAEGGDFFVVNVSCPNSEGFEELQNRDAMEAILGELQDAGAAPLLVKLSPDLPEPAVEDALDLVTELGLDGVVATNTTTERPASLRSPNAVETGGLSGKPIENRATEMVRFVAEHVDVPVVGVGGVSTPEGAYRKIRAGASLVQLYTGLVYRGPSIAREINEGLLELLAEDGFDSVEDAVGTDL
- a CDS encoding RDD family protein translates to MADSPHTLYIAAWDDRFLAWLLDVVLVGIVLSALGEAAGAFSLVTGSLSFTSPFAGLNGLGLFVYWTVLEGRQGQSAGKVVMNIAVRDERGKAIGYGTAAIESFGKAFLLPLDVLVGWLAYEEEGLRLFNKLSSTIVVETDEEETGKPSDVEYVYPSEK
- the pheT gene encoding phenylalanine--tRNA ligase subunit beta: MPVVDVDPDELRYLTGHDEKDDDELKSDLFDLGLEFEGWTEDDEFQLEFAPDRLDRLSVEGVARSLRYHYGDDRGVDVPNTNSADWTIEVEDQPDERPYVTGAVVRGLDMDDAALESLIQLQEKLHATMGRKRAKGAIGVHDLTMLKGDSVTDETGKSITYTSADPDEATFVPLDADAEMTPSEVMASHETGQTYGDLVADFDRVPAIYDAIGLFSFPPVINGRRTEVSVDSRDLFIEMTGTDQWTIDHMCNIVCYALAARGGQVEKVDVSYADDAPGEYAGKTLERPDFSVRTKTVTHDRIESILGVSLDSREVVDYAERAGLDAIETDAAAYEVEVPPYRVDVIHPLDIIDDIGRALGFNSLEPTYPDVSTVGGRHDRSRLEDAARDALVGLGFEDLLNFHMTNEAENFERMNLPMPDDGDAEAVGLADPVTIQEPYSEDYTILRTWALPSIMMVLENNTHRSYPQDLAEIGLAAGLDDSENTGVAEHRTVSGALARTDASYEDAKARLQALADAFDKDLETPPTTHPSFIGGRAAEVVLDGESVGVVGEIHPKVLVEHDLELPVAAFEFRLDALA